Proteins encoded within one genomic window of Eleutherodactylus coqui strain aEleCoq1 chromosome 1, aEleCoq1.hap1, whole genome shotgun sequence:
- the LOC136617243 gene encoding zinc finger protein 614-like isoform X2: MLSVNYKVEDEDIGQRSSGEKLITINVPPGLYTTDTSCNPPNHEEPSTDQSQMVTTSAEQGGGKRNLCGKSMKPSTKSSGLFTNKRIRSGEKPYSCSECGKGFTDKSTLVVHERSHTGEKPYSCSECGKCFAGKSYLATHKRIHTGEKPFSCSECGRCFGSKGSLVIHERTHTGEKPFSCSECGKGFTNKSDLVKHKRNHTGERPYTCSDCGRGFVTKGKLTDHEKTHTGERSYSCTECGRTFINKSNLNAHLKKHTEEEQKKQTGEKSYSCTECGKCFSSKSDLFRHERIHTEETPFPCSECGRCFLNQFGLATHQRCHTT; encoded by the coding sequence ATGTTATCggtaaattataaggtagaagatgaagatatcgGGCAGCGCTCTTCAGGAGAAAAGCTCATTACCATCAATGTACCTCCAGGACTTTACACTACAGATACATCATGTAATCCCCCTAATCATGAGGAACCTtctactgaccaatcacagatggTTACCACAAGTGCAGAACAGGGCGGTGGGAAAAGAAATCTGTGTGGTAAAAGTATGAAACCGTCTACAAAAAGTTCGGGTTTGTTTACAAACAAAAGAATTCgctcaggagagaagccgtattcatgttcagaatgtggaaaaggtTTTACAGATAAATCCACTCTTGTtgtacatgagagaagtcacacaggagagaaaccgtattcatgttcagaatgtgggaaatgctttgcagGTAAATCATATCTTGctacacataagagaattcatacaggagagaagccattttcatgttcagaatgtggaagatGCTTTGGAAGTAAAGGAAGTcttgttatacatgagagaactcacacaggagagaagccgttttcctgctcagaatgtgggaaaggttttacaaataaatcagatcttgttaaacataaaAGAAATCACACGGGGGAGAGACCATATACATGCTCAGACTGTGGGAGAGGATTTGTTACTAAAGGCAAACTTACAGATCATgagaaaactcacacaggggagaggtcgtactcatgtacagaatgtgggagaACTTTTATAAACAAATCAAATCTTAATGCACATCTGAAAAAACACACAGAGGAGGAACAGAAAAAACAAACAGGAGAGAAATCctattcatgtacagaatgtggaaaatgcttttcAAGTAAATCAGATCTTTTTAGAcatgaaagaattcacacagaagagacaccatttccatgttcagaatgtgggagatgTTTTTTAAACCAATTTGGTCTTGCTACACATCAGAGATGCCACACAACATAG
- the LOC136617243 gene encoding histone-lysine N-methyltransferase PRDM9-like isoform X1, producing the protein MCTGLPCWRRGPQVRGVGGCRGMCTRPPCWRRGHQVRGVGGCRGMCTGPPCWRRGHQVRGVGGCRGMCTGPPCWRRGHQVRGVGGCRGMCTRPPCWRRGHQVRGVGGCRGMCRGPPCWWRGHQVRGVGVCRGMCTGPPCWRRGHQVRGVGVCRGMCRGPPCWWRGHQVRGVGVCRGMCTGPPCWRRGHQVRGVGVCRGMCTRPPCWRRGHQVRGVGVCRGMCTRPPCWRRSHQVKGVGVCTGMRTRPPCWWRSQQVRGVGVCRGPGGMCTRPPCWRRGHQVRGGRYEVAYVLPSLCVSTDGASRRNPPERCLHPLYSQDRLEEDVLESQQGEDDIKVEVEEERMRGDHPWKSEVEEDVPADNPGATSEENLMLSVNYKVEDEDIGQRSSGEKLITINVPPGLYTTDTSCNPPNHEEPSTDQSQMVTTSAEQGGGKRNLCGKSMKPSTKSSGLFTNKRIRSGEKPYSCSECGKGFTDKSTLVVHERSHTGEKPYSCSECGKCFAGKSYLATHKRIHTGEKPFSCSECGRCFGSKGSLVIHERTHTGEKPFSCSECGKGFTNKSDLVKHKRNHTGERPYTCSDCGRGFVTKGKLTDHEKTHTGERSYSCTECGRTFINKSNLNAHLKKHTEEEQKKQTGEKSYSCTECGKCFSSKSDLFRHERIHTEETPFPCSECGRCFLNQFGLATHQRCHTT; encoded by the exons atgtgtacggggctgccatgctggaggcggggcccccaggtaagaggagtgggaggatgtagagggatgtgtacgcggccgccatgctggaggcggggtcaccaggtaagaggagtgggaggatgtagagggatgtgtacggggccgccatgctggaggcggggtcaccaggtaagaggagtgggaggatgtagagggatgtgtacggggccgccatgctggaggcggggtcaccaggtaagaggagtgggaggatgtagagggatgtgtacgcggccgccatgctggaggcggggtcaccaggtaagaggagtgggaggatgtagagggatgtgtagggggccgccatgctggtggcggggtcaccaggtaagaggagtgggagtatgtagagggatgtgtacggggccgccatgctggaggcggggtcaccaggtaagaggagtgggagtatgtagagggatgtgtagggggccgccatgctggtggcggggtcaccaggtaagaggagtgggagtatgtagagggatgtgtacggggccgccatgctggaggcggggtcaccaggtaagaggggtgggagtatgtagagggatgtgtacacggccgccatgctggaggcggggtcaccaggtaagaggagtgggggtatgtagagggatgtgtacgcggccgccatgctggaggcggagtcACCAGGTAAAAGGAGTAGGAGTATGTACAGGGATgcgtacgcggccgccatgctggtggCGGAGTcagcaggtaagaggagtgggagtatgtagagggcctggcgggatgtgtacgcggccgccatgctggaggcggggtcaccaggtaagaggcggCAGGTATGAGGTTGCCTACGTTCTCCCATCACTGTGTGTCTCCACAGATGGAGCCAGTAGGAGaaacccaccagagagatgtcttCATCCTCTGTATTCCCAGGACCGTCTAGAGGAAGATGTCCTGGAGAGCCAGCAG GGTGAAGATGATATTAAAGTGGAGGTAGAAGAAGAGAGGATGAGGGGCGATCACCCGTGGAAGAGTGAGGTGGAGGAGGACGTTCCCGCAG ACAATCCCGGTGCGACCTCTGAGGAAAACCTCATGTTATCggtaaattataaggtagaagatgaagatatcgGGCAGCGCTCTTCAGGAGAAAAGCTCATTACCATCAATGTACCTCCAGGACTTTACACTACAGATACATCATGTAATCCCCCTAATCATGAGGAACCTtctactgaccaatcacagatggTTACCACAAGTGCAGAACAGGGCGGTGGGAAAAGAAATCTGTGTGGTAAAAGTATGAAACCGTCTACAAAAAGTTCGGGTTTGTTTACAAACAAAAGAATTCgctcaggagagaagccgtattcatgttcagaatgtggaaaaggtTTTACAGATAAATCCACTCTTGTtgtacatgagagaagtcacacaggagagaaaccgtattcatgttcagaatgtgggaaatgctttgcagGTAAATCATATCTTGctacacataagagaattcatacaggagagaagccattttcatgttcagaatgtggaagatGCTTTGGAAGTAAAGGAAGTcttgttatacatgagagaactcacacaggagagaagccgttttcctgctcagaatgtgggaaaggttttacaaataaatcagatcttgttaaacataaaAGAAATCACACGGGGGAGAGACCATATACATGCTCAGACTGTGGGAGAGGATTTGTTACTAAAGGCAAACTTACAGATCATgagaaaactcacacaggggagaggtcgtactcatgtacagaatgtgggagaACTTTTATAAACAAATCAAATCTTAATGCACATCTGAAAAAACACACAGAGGAGGAACAGAAAAAACAAACAGGAGAGAAATCctattcatgtacagaatgtggaaaatgcttttcAAGTAAATCAGATCTTTTTAGAcatgaaagaattcacacagaagagacaccatttccatgttcagaatgtgggagatgTTTTTTAAACCAATTTGGTCTTGCTACACATCAGAGATGCCACACAACATAG